The Oncorhynchus tshawytscha isolate Ot180627B linkage group LG08, Otsh_v2.0, whole genome shotgun sequence genome window below encodes:
- the cenpu gene encoding centromere protein U isoform X1 encodes MSKKSQMAKMLKLVQYELVEKGPSKDTQKSKATDSHISPNVSTIEKASFLDECDTYGNPLHSTALEEDFSPNFAQNKEEVVKEGAAKRRWGPSKKVNSATPKKPTLSGRGQTKRRASKVVQPKASQQKNVKPKARPQKEIAEGAGEEDLTEAQSGPAAPQKNAVRKKQDTEVDDSRSSGEEEEIEESAPGSSPQPIHKKRRTSLSSENLTDEDISWNPIQNKAKPDDVRKHRKSSVERGPRGSSLGTRGKSSSGSAGPSKRDQQKRRNVKNPTDLDVVLDSFLEFVSEYMDAVESNSVLQAIDALSRSFEDQLTEKITASKELKFLKRDNAKMNAAINRKRARLLEAKNELIRSEAQLRALQKDQSRLEQRLTDIRKGTTFLKDLGHLHKSYLDHRIAHPNQAEEYGPSSLPALLLEARDVLGTEDQLKTVNERLQQALDRVAHNK; translated from the exons ATGAG TAAGAAGAGCCAAATGGCGAAGATGCTCAAACTTGTGCAATACGAGCTTGTTGAG AAGGGTCCATCAAAAGATACACAGAAATCTAAAGCAACGGACAGTCATATTTCCCCAAATGTTTCTACCATTGAGAAAGCCAGTTTCCTTGATGAGTGCGATACTTATG GTAACCCACTGCACAGCACTGCCCTTGAGGAAGATTTCAGCCCAAACTTTGCTCAAAACAAAGAGGAAGTGGTGAAGGAGGGGGCAGCTAAGAGAAGATGGGGCCCATCCAAAAAGGTTAATAGTGCGACCCCAAAAAAACCCACACTGTCTGGGAGAGGTCAGACCAAACGGAGAGCTAGCAAAGTGGTCCAGCCAAAGGCATCTCAACAGAAAAATGTCAAACCAAAAGCCAG GCCCCAAAAAGAGATTGCAGAAGGGGCAGGTGAAGAGGATTTAACAGAAGCTCAGAGCGGGCCTGCTGCACCACAGAAAAACGCAGTCAGAAAGAAACAGGACACAGAAGTGGATGACTCA AGGTCATCGGGCGAGGAGGAGGAAATTGAGGAGTCTGCTCCGGGCTCCAGTCCTCAACCTATTCATAAGAAACGTAGAACATCCCTGTCTTCAGAGAATCTTACGGATGAGGACATTAGTTGG AATCCAATTCAGAACAAGGCCAAACCAGACGATGTGCGAAAGCACAGGAAGTCCTCAGTTGAGAGGGGTCCGAGGGGGAGTTCGCTGGGTACGAGGGGGAAGTCCTCCTCAG GAAGTGCTGGTCCTTCCAAAAGAGACCAGCAGAAACGAAGGAATGTAAAAAATCCCACTGATCTTGATGTGGTGTTGGACTCATTTTTGGAATTCGTGTCAGAGTATAT GGATGCAGTGGAATCTAATTCAGTATTGCAGGCTATAGATGCTCTCTCAAGATCTTTTGAAGATCAACTCACAGAGAAG ATAACTGCTTCAAAGGAGCTAAAATTCCTGAAAAGGGACAACGCAAAG ATGAATGCTGCCATTAACCGTAAGAGAGCCAGGCTGCTCGAGGCCAAAAATGAACTtataag GAGTGAGGCCCAATTGAGGGCCCTGCAGAAGGACCAGTCTCGACTTGAGCAGAGGCTAACAGACATACGGAAGGGAACCACTTTCTTGAAGGATCTGGGTCACCTGCACAAGAGCTACCTGGACCATAGAATAGCCCACCCTAACCAGGCAGAGGAG TATGGCCCCTCCAGTCTACCAGCTCTTCTCCTGGAGGCCCGTGATGTGCTGGGGACTGAAGATCAGCTGAAGACTGTCAACGAGAGGCTGCAACAGGCTCTGGACAGAGTGGCTCACAACAAGTGA
- the cenpu gene encoding centromere protein U isoform X2, which translates to MSKKSQMAKMLKLVQYELVEGPSKDTQKSKATDSHISPNVSTIEKASFLDECDTYGNPLHSTALEEDFSPNFAQNKEEVVKEGAAKRRWGPSKKVNSATPKKPTLSGRGQTKRRASKVVQPKASQQKNVKPKARPQKEIAEGAGEEDLTEAQSGPAAPQKNAVRKKQDTEVDDSRSSGEEEEIEESAPGSSPQPIHKKRRTSLSSENLTDEDISWNPIQNKAKPDDVRKHRKSSVERGPRGSSLGTRGKSSSGSAGPSKRDQQKRRNVKNPTDLDVVLDSFLEFVSEYMDAVESNSVLQAIDALSRSFEDQLTEKITASKELKFLKRDNAKMNAAINRKRARLLEAKNELIRSEAQLRALQKDQSRLEQRLTDIRKGTTFLKDLGHLHKSYLDHRIAHPNQAEEYGPSSLPALLLEARDVLGTEDQLKTVNERLQQALDRVAHNK; encoded by the exons ATGAG TAAGAAGAGCCAAATGGCGAAGATGCTCAAACTTGTGCAATACGAGCTTGTTGAG GGTCCATCAAAAGATACACAGAAATCTAAAGCAACGGACAGTCATATTTCCCCAAATGTTTCTACCATTGAGAAAGCCAGTTTCCTTGATGAGTGCGATACTTATG GTAACCCACTGCACAGCACTGCCCTTGAGGAAGATTTCAGCCCAAACTTTGCTCAAAACAAAGAGGAAGTGGTGAAGGAGGGGGCAGCTAAGAGAAGATGGGGCCCATCCAAAAAGGTTAATAGTGCGACCCCAAAAAAACCCACACTGTCTGGGAGAGGTCAGACCAAACGGAGAGCTAGCAAAGTGGTCCAGCCAAAGGCATCTCAACAGAAAAATGTCAAACCAAAAGCCAG GCCCCAAAAAGAGATTGCAGAAGGGGCAGGTGAAGAGGATTTAACAGAAGCTCAGAGCGGGCCTGCTGCACCACAGAAAAACGCAGTCAGAAAGAAACAGGACACAGAAGTGGATGACTCA AGGTCATCGGGCGAGGAGGAGGAAATTGAGGAGTCTGCTCCGGGCTCCAGTCCTCAACCTATTCATAAGAAACGTAGAACATCCCTGTCTTCAGAGAATCTTACGGATGAGGACATTAGTTGG AATCCAATTCAGAACAAGGCCAAACCAGACGATGTGCGAAAGCACAGGAAGTCCTCAGTTGAGAGGGGTCCGAGGGGGAGTTCGCTGGGTACGAGGGGGAAGTCCTCCTCAG GAAGTGCTGGTCCTTCCAAAAGAGACCAGCAGAAACGAAGGAATGTAAAAAATCCCACTGATCTTGATGTGGTGTTGGACTCATTTTTGGAATTCGTGTCAGAGTATAT GGATGCAGTGGAATCTAATTCAGTATTGCAGGCTATAGATGCTCTCTCAAGATCTTTTGAAGATCAACTCACAGAGAAG ATAACTGCTTCAAAGGAGCTAAAATTCCTGAAAAGGGACAACGCAAAG ATGAATGCTGCCATTAACCGTAAGAGAGCCAGGCTGCTCGAGGCCAAAAATGAACTtataag GAGTGAGGCCCAATTGAGGGCCCTGCAGAAGGACCAGTCTCGACTTGAGCAGAGGCTAACAGACATACGGAAGGGAACCACTTTCTTGAAGGATCTGGGTCACCTGCACAAGAGCTACCTGGACCATAGAATAGCCCACCCTAACCAGGCAGAGGAG TATGGCCCCTCCAGTCTACCAGCTCTTCTCCTGGAGGCCCGTGATGTGCTGGGGACTGAAGATCAGCTGAAGACTGTCAACGAGAGGCTGCAACAGGCTCTGGACAGAGTGGCTCACAACAAGTGA
- the cenpu gene encoding centromere protein U isoform X4: protein MAKMLKLVQYELVEGPSKDTQKSKATDSHISPNVSTIEKASFLDECDTYGNPLHSTALEEDFSPNFAQNKEEVVKEGAAKRRWGPSKKVNSATPKKPTLSGRGQTKRRASKVVQPKASQQKNVKPKARPQKEIAEGAGEEDLTEAQSGPAAPQKNAVRKKQDTEVDDSRSSGEEEEIEESAPGSSPQPIHKKRRTSLSSENLTDEDISWNPIQNKAKPDDVRKHRKSSVERGPRGSSLGTRGKSSSGSAGPSKRDQQKRRNVKNPTDLDVVLDSFLEFVSEYMDAVESNSVLQAIDALSRSFEDQLTEKITASKELKFLKRDNAKMNAAINRKRARLLEAKNELIRSEAQLRALQKDQSRLEQRLTDIRKGTTFLKDLGHLHKSYLDHRIAHPNQAEEYGPSSLPALLLEARDVLGTEDQLKTVNERLQQALDRVAHNK, encoded by the exons ATGGCGAAGATGCTCAAACTTGTGCAATACGAGCTTGTTGAG GGTCCATCAAAAGATACACAGAAATCTAAAGCAACGGACAGTCATATTTCCCCAAATGTTTCTACCATTGAGAAAGCCAGTTTCCTTGATGAGTGCGATACTTATG GTAACCCACTGCACAGCACTGCCCTTGAGGAAGATTTCAGCCCAAACTTTGCTCAAAACAAAGAGGAAGTGGTGAAGGAGGGGGCAGCTAAGAGAAGATGGGGCCCATCCAAAAAGGTTAATAGTGCGACCCCAAAAAAACCCACACTGTCTGGGAGAGGTCAGACCAAACGGAGAGCTAGCAAAGTGGTCCAGCCAAAGGCATCTCAACAGAAAAATGTCAAACCAAAAGCCAG GCCCCAAAAAGAGATTGCAGAAGGGGCAGGTGAAGAGGATTTAACAGAAGCTCAGAGCGGGCCTGCTGCACCACAGAAAAACGCAGTCAGAAAGAAACAGGACACAGAAGTGGATGACTCA AGGTCATCGGGCGAGGAGGAGGAAATTGAGGAGTCTGCTCCGGGCTCCAGTCCTCAACCTATTCATAAGAAACGTAGAACATCCCTGTCTTCAGAGAATCTTACGGATGAGGACATTAGTTGG AATCCAATTCAGAACAAGGCCAAACCAGACGATGTGCGAAAGCACAGGAAGTCCTCAGTTGAGAGGGGTCCGAGGGGGAGTTCGCTGGGTACGAGGGGGAAGTCCTCCTCAG GAAGTGCTGGTCCTTCCAAAAGAGACCAGCAGAAACGAAGGAATGTAAAAAATCCCACTGATCTTGATGTGGTGTTGGACTCATTTTTGGAATTCGTGTCAGAGTATAT GGATGCAGTGGAATCTAATTCAGTATTGCAGGCTATAGATGCTCTCTCAAGATCTTTTGAAGATCAACTCACAGAGAAG ATAACTGCTTCAAAGGAGCTAAAATTCCTGAAAAGGGACAACGCAAAG ATGAATGCTGCCATTAACCGTAAGAGAGCCAGGCTGCTCGAGGCCAAAAATGAACTtataag GAGTGAGGCCCAATTGAGGGCCCTGCAGAAGGACCAGTCTCGACTTGAGCAGAGGCTAACAGACATACGGAAGGGAACCACTTTCTTGAAGGATCTGGGTCACCTGCACAAGAGCTACCTGGACCATAGAATAGCCCACCCTAACCAGGCAGAGGAG TATGGCCCCTCCAGTCTACCAGCTCTTCTCCTGGAGGCCCGTGATGTGCTGGGGACTGAAGATCAGCTGAAGACTGTCAACGAGAGGCTGCAACAGGCTCTGGACAGAGTGGCTCACAACAAGTGA
- the cenpu gene encoding centromere protein U isoform X3 translates to MAKMLKLVQYELVEKGPSKDTQKSKATDSHISPNVSTIEKASFLDECDTYGNPLHSTALEEDFSPNFAQNKEEVVKEGAAKRRWGPSKKVNSATPKKPTLSGRGQTKRRASKVVQPKASQQKNVKPKARPQKEIAEGAGEEDLTEAQSGPAAPQKNAVRKKQDTEVDDSRSSGEEEEIEESAPGSSPQPIHKKRRTSLSSENLTDEDISWNPIQNKAKPDDVRKHRKSSVERGPRGSSLGTRGKSSSGSAGPSKRDQQKRRNVKNPTDLDVVLDSFLEFVSEYMDAVESNSVLQAIDALSRSFEDQLTEKITASKELKFLKRDNAKMNAAINRKRARLLEAKNELIRSEAQLRALQKDQSRLEQRLTDIRKGTTFLKDLGHLHKSYLDHRIAHPNQAEEYGPSSLPALLLEARDVLGTEDQLKTVNERLQQALDRVAHNK, encoded by the exons ATGGCGAAGATGCTCAAACTTGTGCAATACGAGCTTGTTGAG AAGGGTCCATCAAAAGATACACAGAAATCTAAAGCAACGGACAGTCATATTTCCCCAAATGTTTCTACCATTGAGAAAGCCAGTTTCCTTGATGAGTGCGATACTTATG GTAACCCACTGCACAGCACTGCCCTTGAGGAAGATTTCAGCCCAAACTTTGCTCAAAACAAAGAGGAAGTGGTGAAGGAGGGGGCAGCTAAGAGAAGATGGGGCCCATCCAAAAAGGTTAATAGTGCGACCCCAAAAAAACCCACACTGTCTGGGAGAGGTCAGACCAAACGGAGAGCTAGCAAAGTGGTCCAGCCAAAGGCATCTCAACAGAAAAATGTCAAACCAAAAGCCAG GCCCCAAAAAGAGATTGCAGAAGGGGCAGGTGAAGAGGATTTAACAGAAGCTCAGAGCGGGCCTGCTGCACCACAGAAAAACGCAGTCAGAAAGAAACAGGACACAGAAGTGGATGACTCA AGGTCATCGGGCGAGGAGGAGGAAATTGAGGAGTCTGCTCCGGGCTCCAGTCCTCAACCTATTCATAAGAAACGTAGAACATCCCTGTCTTCAGAGAATCTTACGGATGAGGACATTAGTTGG AATCCAATTCAGAACAAGGCCAAACCAGACGATGTGCGAAAGCACAGGAAGTCCTCAGTTGAGAGGGGTCCGAGGGGGAGTTCGCTGGGTACGAGGGGGAAGTCCTCCTCAG GAAGTGCTGGTCCTTCCAAAAGAGACCAGCAGAAACGAAGGAATGTAAAAAATCCCACTGATCTTGATGTGGTGTTGGACTCATTTTTGGAATTCGTGTCAGAGTATAT GGATGCAGTGGAATCTAATTCAGTATTGCAGGCTATAGATGCTCTCTCAAGATCTTTTGAAGATCAACTCACAGAGAAG ATAACTGCTTCAAAGGAGCTAAAATTCCTGAAAAGGGACAACGCAAAG ATGAATGCTGCCATTAACCGTAAGAGAGCCAGGCTGCTCGAGGCCAAAAATGAACTtataag GAGTGAGGCCCAATTGAGGGCCCTGCAGAAGGACCAGTCTCGACTTGAGCAGAGGCTAACAGACATACGGAAGGGAACCACTTTCTTGAAGGATCTGGGTCACCTGCACAAGAGCTACCTGGACCATAGAATAGCCCACCCTAACCAGGCAGAGGAG TATGGCCCCTCCAGTCTACCAGCTCTTCTCCTGGAGGCCCGTGATGTGCTGGGGACTGAAGATCAGCTGAAGACTGTCAACGAGAGGCTGCAACAGGCTCTGGACAGAGTGGCTCACAACAAGTGA